The Pseudomonas sp. G2-4 genome window below encodes:
- the hutI gene encoding imidazolonepropionase: MKTLWQNCHAATMAQGVYSIIEDAAIVTQGEHIQWVGPRAELPTGDYPAVNDLKGAWVTPGLIDCHTHAVFGGNRSGEFEQRLQGVSYAEIAAAGGGIASTVRATRAASEDELFASAAKRLKSLMRDGVTTVEIKSGYGLDLASERKILRVIRRLGAELPVSVRSTCLAAHALPPEYADRADDYIEHICSEMLPALAAEGLVDAVDAFCEYLAFSPAQVERVFICAQQLGLPVKLHAEQLSSLHGSSLAARYQALSADHLEFMTEDDAKAMAESGTVAVLLPGAFYFLRETQLPPMDALRKHGVKIAVASDLNPGTSPALSLRLMLNMACTCFRMTPEEALAGATIHAAQALGMAQTHGSLEVGKVADFVAWHIDRPADLAYWLGGDLEKRVVRHGVEID; the protein is encoded by the coding sequence ATGAAAACCCTCTGGCAAAACTGCCACGCCGCGACCATGGCCCAGGGCGTCTACTCGATCATCGAAGACGCCGCCATCGTCACCCAGGGCGAGCACATTCAATGGGTCGGCCCGCGTGCCGAACTGCCGACCGGTGACTACCCGGCGGTCAACGATCTCAAGGGCGCCTGGGTCACGCCGGGATTGATCGACTGCCACACCCACGCGGTGTTCGGTGGCAACCGCAGCGGTGAATTCGAACAGCGCCTGCAAGGCGTCAGCTACGCCGAAATCGCCGCCGCCGGGGGTGGCATCGCCAGCACCGTGCGCGCCACCCGGGCCGCCAGTGAAGACGAGTTGTTCGCCAGCGCCGCCAAACGCCTGAAAAGCCTGATGCGCGACGGCGTGACCACGGTGGAAATCAAGTCCGGCTACGGCCTCGACCTGGCGAGCGAGCGCAAGATCCTGCGGGTCATCCGCCGCCTCGGCGCCGAGTTACCCGTCAGCGTGCGCAGCACCTGCCTGGCGGCCCACGCCTTGCCGCCGGAATACGCTGACCGCGCCGATGACTACATCGAACACATCTGCAGCGAGATGCTCCCGGCCCTGGCGGCCGAAGGGCTGGTGGACGCGGTGGATGCCTTTTGCGAATACCTGGCGTTTTCCCCAGCGCAGGTCGAGCGGGTGTTTATCTGCGCACAACAACTGGGGCTGCCAGTGAAGCTGCATGCCGAACAGTTGTCGTCGCTGCACGGCTCAAGCCTGGCGGCGCGTTATCAGGCGTTGTCGGCCGATCACCTGGAATTCATGACCGAGGACGACGCCAAGGCCATGGCCGAATCCGGTACGGTCGCCGTGTTATTGCCGGGGGCATTTTATTTCCTGCGGGAAACCCAATTGCCGCCCATGGACGCCCTGCGCAAGCACGGCGTGAAGATTGCCGTGGCCAGCGACCTCAATCCCGGGACTTCGCCGGCACTTTCGCTGCGCTTGATGCTGAACATGGCTTGCACCTGTTTCCGAATGACCCCTGAAGAAGCCTTGGCCGGGGCGACGATTCATGCGGCCCAGGCCTTGGGCATGGCTCAAACCCACGGTTCGCTGGAGGTCGGCAAGGTGGCGGATTTTGTCGCCTGGCACATCGACCGACCGGCCGATCTGGCGTACTGGCTCGGTGGCGATCTGGAAAAACGCGTCGTGCGTCACGGCGTTGAAATCGATTGA
- a CDS encoding alpha/beta hydrolase, producing MTYPISQAMSAFIDKTLSFNSPDNSLAGLRQAYRQMCRAFTPPCPEALAVEDLELAGVAVRAYHPRIEPPSEGWPCILYLHGGGWVVGDLDSHDFICRELAAALGALVVAVDYRLAPEHPFPAGFDDCLAVWLHLAAAPFVIDPHRRLVVGDSAGGNLAAALCLALRDAGQSLPRAQVLIYPALGGPADLPSRRECADAPLLSSHDLDDYHRLYLGGALPSPYAMPLLAGDLSGLPPALIIVAQWDPLRDDGVLYSARLNATGVDAVLYIGGGLVHGCLRGRGQVPEVDQMYRTLLAYLADML from the coding sequence ATGACCTACCCAATCTCCCAGGCAATGTCCGCCTTCATCGACAAAACCCTGAGCTTCAACAGCCCGGACAACAGCCTCGCCGGCTTACGCCAGGCCTACCGCCAAATGTGCCGGGCGTTCACCCCCCCGTGCCCCGAGGCGTTGGCTGTCGAGGATCTCGAGCTGGCTGGCGTGGCCGTGCGGGCTTATCACCCTCGGATTGAACCACCCAGCGAAGGCTGGCCGTGCATTCTTTACCTGCATGGAGGCGGCTGGGTGGTAGGAGACCTGGACTCCCATGACTTCATCTGCAGGGAACTGGCTGCCGCCCTCGGCGCGCTGGTAGTGGCGGTGGATTACCGGCTGGCCCCGGAGCATCCGTTTCCGGCGGGCTTCGACGATTGCTTGGCGGTGTGGCTTCATCTGGCGGCCGCGCCTTTTGTTATCGACCCTCACCGCCGGTTGGTGGTCGGCGACAGCGCGGGGGGCAACCTCGCCGCTGCGTTATGCCTGGCCTTGCGCGATGCCGGGCAATCGTTGCCCCGGGCCCAGGTGCTGATTTATCCCGCGCTCGGTGGACCGGCGGATCTGCCGTCGCGCCGCGAATGCGCCGACGCGCCGCTCCTGAGCAGCCATGACCTGGACGACTATCACAGGCTTTACCTGGGCGGCGCTCTTCCGTCGCCCTATGCCATGCCGCTGCTCGCCGGTGACCTGAGCGGCTTGCCCCCAGCGCTGATCATCGTGGCGCAATGGGACCCGCTACGTGACGACGGTGTCCTCTACAGCGCGCGGCTGAACGCCACCGGCGTGGACGCTGTGCTGTATATCGGGGGAGGGCTGGTTCACGGCTGTTTGCGTGGCCGGGGCCAGGTGCCAGAGGTCGATCAGATGTATCGCACACTGTTGGCGTACCTGGCTGACATGCTTTGA
- the pip gene encoding prolyl aminopeptidase, with protein sequence MQTLYPQIKPHARHDLAVDDTHTLYVDESGSPEGLPVVFIHGGPGAGCDAQSRRYFDPNLYRIVTFDQRGCGRSTPHASLENNTTWDLVEDLERIRKHLGIEKWVLFGGSWGSTLALAYAQTHPERVHGLILRGIFLCRPQEIEWFYQAGASRLFPDYWQDYIAPIPLDERDDLLSAFHKRLTGNDQIAQMHAAKAWSTWEGRTATLRPNPLVVDRFSEPQRALSIARIECHYFTNNAFLEPNQLIRDMGKIAHLPGVIVHGRYDVICPLDNAWELHQNWPNSELQVIRDAGHAASEPGITDALVRAAAQMARRLLDLPPEEA encoded by the coding sequence ATGCAGACTTTGTACCCGCAGATCAAACCCCATGCCCGGCACGATCTGGCTGTCGATGACACCCACACGCTCTATGTCGATGAAAGTGGTTCCCCCGAAGGCCTGCCGGTGGTGTTCATTCACGGCGGCCCGGGAGCGGGTTGCGATGCGCAGAGCCGTCGCTACTTCGATCCGAACCTCTATCGCATCGTTACCTTCGATCAGCGCGGCTGCGGTCGTTCCACCCCCCATGCCAGCCTGGAAAACAACACCACCTGGGATCTGGTCGAAGACCTGGAGCGCATCCGTAAGCACCTGGGCATCGAAAAATGGGTGCTGTTTGGCGGTTCCTGGGGCTCGACCCTGGCCCTGGCCTACGCCCAGACCCATCCGGAGCGGGTACACGGCCTGATTCTGCGTGGGATCTTTCTCTGCCGTCCGCAGGAAATCGAGTGGTTCTATCAGGCTGGCGCCAGTCGCCTGTTCCCCGATTACTGGCAGGATTACATCGCCCCCATTCCCCTGGACGAACGCGACGACCTGCTGAGCGCCTTCCACAAGCGCTTGACCGGTAACGACCAGATCGCCCAGATGCACGCGGCCAAGGCCTGGTCCACCTGGGAGGGGCGCACTGCTACCCTGCGTCCGAACCCGTTGGTGGTCGATCGCTTCTCCGAGCCGCAGCGCGCGCTGTCGATTGCCCGGATCGAGTGCCACTACTTCACCAACAACGCCTTCCTCGAACCGAACCAGTTGATTCGCGACATGGGCAAGATCGCCCATTTGCCGGGTGTCATCGTGCACGGCCGCTACGACGTGATCTGCCCGCTGGACAACGCCTGGGAGCTGCATCAGAACTGGCCCAACAGCGAATTGCAGGTGATCCGCGACGCCGGTCACGCGGCTTCCGAGCCGGGTATCACCGATGCGCTGGTACGTGCCGCTGCGCAAATGGCCCGGCGCCTGCTCGATTTGCCACCCGAAGAAGCATGA
- a CDS encoding choline ABC transporter substrate-binding protein, translating to MKRLFKRCLSILCGTVILNSGAMAAEPASCQTVRMGVVNWTDVVATSGMADVLLTGLGYDSKQTSAVQQIIFAGIRDKRLDIFLGYWKPAMDKNIAPFLAANQVKVLDKPSLADAQATLAVPDYVAAAGLKTFADIARFKDQLGGKIYGIEPGSGANTTIKTMIETNHFGLKDFKLIESGEAGMLAAVQRAVNRKEFVVFVGWTPHPMNINMNISYLTGSEDVYGPNEGAATVSIVTAPDYAQRCPNVSRLLENLTFTAAQESQLMVPIMERKTPQDVARQWLRDHPEDLQRWLAGVSSFDGKDGVAAVQASLKN from the coding sequence ATGAAAAGACTGTTCAAACGCTGTCTGTCGATCCTCTGCGGTACCGTCATATTGAACAGCGGGGCGATGGCCGCTGAGCCGGCGTCCTGCCAGACCGTGCGCATGGGGGTGGTCAACTGGACCGACGTGGTCGCCACCAGCGGCATGGCCGATGTGCTGCTCACGGGCCTGGGCTACGACAGCAAGCAGACCAGCGCCGTGCAGCAGATCATCTTCGCCGGCATCCGCGACAAGCGCCTCGACATCTTCCTGGGCTACTGGAAACCGGCGATGGACAAGAACATCGCCCCGTTCCTGGCCGCCAACCAAGTGAAGGTGCTGGACAAACCGAGCCTGGCCGACGCCCAGGCCACCCTGGCAGTACCCGACTACGTGGCGGCGGCAGGGCTCAAGACCTTTGCCGACATCGCCCGGTTCAAGGATCAACTGGGCGGCAAGATCTACGGCATCGAACCGGGCAGTGGCGCCAACACCACCATCAAGACCATGATCGAAACCAATCACTTCGGCCTCAAGGATTTCAAACTGATCGAATCCGGTGAGGCGGGCATGCTGGCGGCGGTACAGCGAGCGGTCAATCGCAAAGAGTTCGTGGTGTTCGTCGGCTGGACGCCGCACCCGATGAACATCAACATGAACATCAGCTACCTGACTGGCAGCGAAGACGTCTACGGTCCGAACGAAGGGGCCGCGACCGTCTCCATCGTGACCGCGCCGGATTATGCCCAGCGTTGCCCGAACGTGAGCCGGTTGCTGGAGAACCTGACCTTCACCGCTGCCCAGGAAAGTCAGCTGATGGTGCCGATCATGGAGCGCAAGACGCCCCAGGACGTCGCCCGGCAATGGCTGCGTGATCACCCCGAGGATCTTCAGCGTTGGCTGGCCGGCGTGAGCAGTTTTGACGGCAAGGATGGCGTGGCGGCGGTGCAGGCCAGTCTCAAGAACTGA
- the hutG gene encoding N-formylglutamate deformylase, which produces MEKVLNFKQGRVPLLISMPHAGLRLTPAVQAGLIPEAQSLPDTDWHIPRLYEFAAELGASTLAAEYSRFVIDLNRPSDDKPMYVGATTGLYPATLFDGVPLFRQGLEPSAEERATYLQQVWMPYHQALQQELARLKAEFGYALLFDAHSIRSVIAHLFDGKLPDFNLGTFNGASCDSTLASQLEAICARHGEYTHVLNGRFKGGHITRHYGNPAEDIHAVQLELCQSTYMEEFEPFNYRADLAEPTQVVLKQLLEGLLAWGRQAYKK; this is translated from the coding sequence GTGGAGAAGGTCCTGAATTTCAAGCAAGGGCGCGTGCCGCTGTTGATCAGCATGCCTCACGCGGGCTTGCGCCTTACCCCGGCGGTACAGGCCGGGCTGATCCCCGAGGCCCAAAGCCTGCCGGATACCGACTGGCACATTCCCCGGCTCTACGAGTTCGCCGCTGAGCTGGGGGCCAGCACCCTGGCCGCTGAATATTCACGGTTTGTCATCGACCTGAACCGCCCTTCCGACGACAAGCCGATGTACGTCGGCGCTACTACCGGTTTGTACCCGGCGACGCTGTTCGATGGCGTGCCGTTGTTTCGCCAAGGGCTGGAGCCGTCGGCTGAGGAGCGGGCGACTTATCTGCAGCAGGTCTGGATGCCGTATCACCAAGCGCTGCAACAGGAACTGGCGCGGCTCAAGGCCGAGTTCGGCTATGCCTTGCTGTTCGATGCCCACTCGATCCGTTCGGTAATCGCGCACCTGTTCGATGGCAAGCTGCCGGACTTCAACCTCGGCACCTTCAACGGCGCCAGTTGCGATTCAACGCTGGCCAGCCAGCTCGAAGCCATTTGCGCCCGTCATGGCGAGTACACCCATGTGCTCAACGGGCGCTTCAAGGGCGGACACATCACCCGGCACTACGGCAACCCGGCCGAAGACATCCACGCGGTGCAGCTGGAGCTGTGCCAGAGCACCTACATGGAAGAGTTCGAGCCGTTCAACTATCGCGCTGACCTGGCGGAGCCGACCCAGGTGGTGCTCAAGCAATTGCTGGAAGGCTTGTTGGCGTGGGGGCGGCAGGCCTACAAGAAATAA
- the dtd gene encoding D-aminoacyl-tRNA deacylase, translating to MKGLLQRVRGARVEVAGEIVGAVDQGLLVLVAVEPGDTRASADKLLHKLLNYRVFSDADGKMNLSLADVGGGLLLVSQFTLAADTKSGLRPSFSTAAPPVLGEELFDYMVSQAKQVHGTVASGRFGADMQVHLVNDGPVTFLLQV from the coding sequence ATGAAGGGTTTGTTGCAACGAGTTCGTGGCGCCCGGGTCGAAGTTGCAGGAGAGATCGTCGGTGCGGTGGACCAGGGCTTGCTGGTGCTGGTGGCTGTCGAGCCCGGGGATACCCGGGCCAGCGCTGACAAACTCCTGCATAAGCTGCTTAACTATCGGGTGTTCAGCGATGCCGATGGCAAGATGAACCTGTCCTTGGCGGACGTCGGTGGTGGGTTGCTGCTGGTTTCACAGTTCACCCTGGCGGCCGACACCAAAAGCGGTTTGCGCCCGAGCTTTTCGACGGCTGCGCCTCCGGTGTTGGGAGAAGAGTTGTTCGACTATATGGTTAGCCAAGCGAAACAGGTGCATGGCACTGTGGCATCAGGTAGATTCGGCGCCGACATGCAGGTGCACTTGGTCAACGACGGCCCGGTAACCTTCCTGTTACAGGTCTGA